The sequence TCCACCGTACTgcaatcaacaacaaaaaatatcaacaaaTCAACAATCCCTCAaccacggcggtcggttgctagggtattctttcccgttgctatgcgagttcgacagagtatcgggttacaagaggcctactatttgctaaccgtaaaatatttcaaaataaacaaggttttatgacaaggaaaatgtattcaaaataagataaattggcaattttagatagtttgaatcttcccgtttgaattgagatagttgttttgtttcgattttgcttccaaagacgattattttcggTTTCAAGGAAGggcttcaatttgaccatactcttgataagatgggccgcaagtgccatggcaaattctcgatttttatatttttcgtcatctgagaggcaaataaaactttctgtttttgggattttttaatttttaattttaagcaaagttacagtcaaaaatatgcgtaaaaattgcatttttcgcacttaattaccaataattcaaaatctaaggcattttttaaaaatcccaaaaacagaaatctcgggaaaaccgttgcagtcattttgagccgtcaatgagttatgttggactcttcttggtttagatcttaaacgatgtttacacgcatgtcatgccgcacggagagcgggagggtgtaattgataccgtataaacaacacttattatattcaaggtcaccaacaaaaacgccagtagcttcgttacatattacaggtcccaaacaaagtgaaagcatagatgtactgtccagaaaattgtttatattggttaaaaactatatttttcgcctgattcaacttagttggggggaaaatgccagaaagcacggtttcacctgcaatgaccgcagatgacctaaatagaacacgggttcggttcgaattacgtcaaatggaacatcatggaagaaggttcgaattcggctagacatgggagattttgagcccgtatttgaccaccgtgaacagagacggggggcgccataGGCTTTCTGAAACACGTGCTCCCGACAAACCCACCCAATTCGGTTATACATCAGACGTCGCCAAGAACACAATAGAAATTAATTCTTCTTGTATATATAATTGTAAATACACTTATTGATAATGTCGTTAAGTTTGATATATGTAACTTATTCAGGACgttttaggtttttttttacgattcgATAGATTGAAAAGggtcaaaattataaaatgcAGAACAGCTTTCtcatatttgcttcattttcgtTTGTTCCAAATCCAAGCATTGCCCTTTATAACCATTACGGTTCTATAGTTAAAATTGGATTATCCAAATAACGCTACTCAGTTCCTCTCGCTTCATTTAAACCTCGTTCACCTCGCTTCATAATGTCATAGACAGGAAAATTTTCCAACTTTTGCAACTTTATATCCACAACTGACACCCAACAACTGAGCTCATATGGGGCCATGGCCGACCTAAAATTGAAGGCCCCTACGGAAGTGCCCTCTAAAGTTGTAAGGAACGCTAGCATTGATACAGTAACGTTTCTAAACCGATGCCCAACCGGGTAGGGCATGGGAATTTAACTTGCAAAAAACTTTTATGGTTGACTCTTTCATACCTTTCTGAAAGTCATCTTGTTCTTTACTGTTATACTAATACCCTCTTCTTATCGGCTTTGCCTGCAATGCACCAAAAATTCAAAGTGGACAATCCGCTAAGAGCCTTCAAAGCCAAGCTAGGAGGTACCCTATTCAACAAGTACTGATGATATCGCCGTACCTCGTTCACGACGTTGGGGTCAGCCCCTCCTTGGATGAGACTCTTCACCACGCCTACGTGACCCATGCAAGAGCCAATGTGAAGAGGCGTATCTCCAtcctgtaggtacatgtagcaccGAAACAACCAATCAGCAAACGCAAGACAAAAGGTTAAAAGAAAGTTAAATCATTTCCAGAAATTTCGGTGTATTCTTAGGGTCTCCGTTTTTATTAGACCACCACAAAGACTACTTATAACGAAGACCCGTGATGGTTTGTTTTTGAAATAGAAAGTTCTGTTTTCTTCGCAGGGCGTGTCATATCTAATACAGTTGAAGCCGGTTATCgaacaacggattaacgcacacttagGATAACTGCACGAAATTCACttgcaaataggccgtgcaattaagcggcttctactgtacaaataTTCGAAAAACAATGCCTACAATTACAGAGcccatttcaaaacattttgcatttaaaTCCCATATGTTATACTAATCAGAAGGAGTCGTTGGCAAGAAACAAGCCAATGAACGATAGCGTAACAAAGACAACTAGTATACAATAACTGACTCACGTTGTTTTGTGCGTTAGGATTGGCTCCTGTCCTGATGAGTGTGTTGACAAGGTCAGCATGGCCGCCGAATGCAGCCTTGTGAAGAACACTGTGGTTGTACTGTATAAGACACAAATATTACTCATTACATTACCTTGTGCATCAAAAGCTACATCTTGAAATTCTTGTTCATATAAAGGAGATAGAACGTTTATTGCTGATAATATATGAATATTGCAAGACTAATATGAAATTATGCAAGGGTTGGtagattgaaatattttaccTTGTCTTTTGCGTCAACATCGGCACCTGCACCTAGTAGACGGTCCACAACGGGTACGTACCCCCTAGCGGCTGCCTCATGAAGTGCAGTACTGTCTCCCTATGAATCAAGTGTATGTCAGTTGTCAGTAGTGCAAAATGTTAAAAGCAATCTAAATCATAAATCTAGCACGGGTTCAAAATTTGTACCATTGATTAAGTACCAAACAAGGTAACATTTTACGCCTAAAATAGAATAAGAATGGTTATTATAAAAAAGGGTCAATATGAACTCAATCGGTTCTTTGCTTTTTATGATAATCCTTACCTTATTCTTAGTGTTGACATCAGCACCAGTTTTGATGAGACTGTCTACGACGTCAACGTTACCCCAGATGGCAGCATTAAACAACATGCTGCTCCCGTACTGTATGGAGAATAGAGACAATATTAGACACTACATTGACATTCTGCCGGGTTGGTAATCGTAATAAAAACACAACTAATTGATGGCTGTTACGGCCAATTCATTTTACTGTGTTTTAGCTTTACCATAGTTATGTTTCATTTCAGTTTCATATGAGggtggttcaaaaagtaatgtcactagtttgataacaggctcatttttcgGGAGAAAAATCTTGTTGGTGATTACATCAGATTAGATGTCGTCCTTTGGAAGAAGTGTTACATCTGcatatttttttatgtgcatgtatgcatgtatgtatgtatgtgtgtgtgtgtgtggctattgacgtgtgtgtacatgtgtgcatgtgtgcgtgtgcccatgtgtatatgtgtgcacGTACGTGTATTTGTGCGATGCGTGCACGGTCGAGCACATGTCGGTGTGTATTTgcgtgtctctctctgtctctctctgtctctctctgtctctctctctatccctctctgtctgtctctctctgtctctctctgtctctctctgtctctctctctctctctctctctctctctctctctgtatgtacAAACCATTCCGGATTCATAGTTGCAAGCTTAAGCTTACCACGTCTTTCTCTGTGATGTCTGCTCCGACGGCAATCAGTTTCTTGGCCACCGCTGCGTGTTGTCTGGACACGGCCTCGTGCAGGGCAGTGTTTCCATTCTAAAATGAGGGGAATATCAACTCAGTCACGTGTGGGATCGCAttcagcagcgacacctagctgcagtgcaaagtaaaACAAGTGAGTGTTGCCTGGCACGCACCGAAACGTTAGTTAGGTaatatagtattttttactatGAACTCTAAGTACGTTTATTATCCATCAAAGTTTGTACACGTATTGCGCCAAATACAATATTTGAAGGAATCCGATCAATTACAACATTAAGTTATTGtaaattaggccacagcatgtaaattttatggctgacatcagcgcgctcattaatttttgcctgatttcagaagaaaaaacaagaatttcttcTGCAGGGTTGGTCAACATgatgataaagtaccaaaatgagcaaatatattgtgttgtagcctaataattgtacttgtagaagtggcacttGCGACGtacccatgactgtagttgtagaaatgaaacttattggattgttgtaaaagtgacaccaatgtggaagctatgagtgtggttaccaactttgttggtgatgccagtctgtcacttttactacactagtacttGTCTTacatacaggaatgaatgccttgttggctctgataccatgttttgtccattgaattctttttacaacagccATCACAACTTTAAGTtgcctgtttttttaaatgtagccatcttgttttttttcaaccatcttttttttttttgcccaatCGCACTATTTtttcagtctgcagaggatgtcatccataaaatttacttgctgtggccttacttttGTACTATCAAAAGTTTTGTCTTAAACAGTCATATCGATACATCGAGTGATCGCCTCTACATGAAATCAACCAGGCCAATGTGACCATTTCCTGGTGGTCCCTAAAACATTTCCTCCATTGGCAGTAGCATCAAGAATCATGTCTATAGTGAGGTAAGTCACCACCTGTTAACATAGGTAAGATATCATCGGTGTCAGAGTGGTCTTTTGAGGGCActtttgactgtatatagagTAACATAACCCATATAGATAGAGAACCAGTGAACTCACCCCGTCTTTCTCATTGACGTTTGCTCCATGAGCGATGAGATATTCCACCACGTGGAAGTTACCGGACAGCGCCGCGTTGTACAACGGCGTGTATTCGTACTGCAGAGGAGGTCAAGGTGTAGTTAACATCAACAAATCGCAAAGCATCTAATCTCGAAATGATTATACAATAATACTATGTCTCCAACCTCATTGGACAATCAAAGTAAATAATAGCTATTTCCAATGGACAGACAATCGAAATAAACAGAACAGAATTTCCAAAACATCGATCCTTGTTAAGTCATTGAtaacattgtttatgcatttatagATGAAAGTAAAAATACGCTTTGATGTACAAGATTTGTGCAATTGACATACATTGTTCTTGGCGTTGACATCTGCCCCTGCCTTCACCAGCCTGTCCACCACCTCCACATGTCCTTCTGTCGCAGCTTTGTGGAGCGCCAAGTCACCGTCCTGCAGGGTTAAGGTCATTATTACACCAGGATCAAGACTTCAAGACTCATATTCTAAAAACTTTCCTTAGAACGTTTATGTGAGATACACTGACGAGACTGTGTAGAGTGTAGTATTTTCTATTTGGTCAAAAACATTACTCCCCCCCTTTTTTTCCTGGCCTGTGGAACCCTTAGAATGAAGTGGTCCTCACCAGAAGTGAATAGATGATTTCTGCTTGTCAAATCAAACCTTTTTCTTACTTGCATATTTATGAGCCTCACTATCACTAAGGTTTGTGATTGGTCAACATCGTAATCACCTTTGCACCTCTTCGAATCAGTACCGGCTTCTACTTAACTTTATTCTATTCGAGTATTCTacttatcattttattttcataatctaaaGCTTACTGCGTAATTgctgctgtcaatcactgtCAAAACCTATAACTGCTAATCAGAACAATTCTATcttgaaaacatattttttcgAGTTACCTACCTCGTCCACGATTTCTATGTCGAAGTTGTTCTTAATGAGCATGTCGACAATGCCCACGTGACCTCCTATCGCCGCGCAGTGAATGACAGTGTGACCATTctagaaaaaagaaacaatggcagaaacaattcaatTACAGCATTTCTGCGTTGCACAGTTTGGTAATAACCCTTCTACAGAATGGTACCTAATGAAAATGAATATCACCGTCTACTGATTGTCTTCTAACAAACAAAAGATGAAAAACATTTGATATCTATTAGCCGGATGATTAGGGTGCATCAACCCTCTCTGAACCGTGACGGTGGTAGGTtccgccttcccgccatttacgACTCGCTGCTGACGTCATCCTCTGACTTCCGGAACATTCGTGAATCGtacatctgatgaaggtcgacgagtttgaccgaaaatctATGGtgagttcttcttcttttgtctttGAGGTttatcagtcacgtatgtagaCGGAGTTACTGTCAATTTTCTTTTCAgtcaacagtgactgttttaaaggtagagtGCGtatctccaaattttcgatgtctgacaacacatcttggtcacggagaatggcctagtctcgatctcgtgagagaacacgagactaggccaggcttgcgtagatcatctgccccctccccccgcctccttgctcAATTTCGTCAttagtgttggaacaaagtttcaACTTTACAACACCATTTTGATATCTAGTCTAGGTAAGAGCTTACATCATTTCTGGCGACCATGTCTGCTCCTGCTCTCATCAGTCTGTCCACACAGCCCACGTGACCATTCATGGCAGCCTTGTGTAACGACGACTCGCCATTCTGGGAGAATATGCAAATAGTTCAAAAGTCAGACAACGATTTCTGTTTGCAGGCATATTTCAGATATATATGCATGAAATGTTACATATTTTCTATTACCCACTT comes from Branchiostoma floridae strain S238N-H82 chromosome 19, Bfl_VNyyK, whole genome shotgun sequence and encodes:
- the LOC118406786 gene encoding putative ankyrin repeat protein RF_0381 isoform X6, giving the protein MPPVSTRSTGDAMKPATAAGEVPKVQKKEDPDVGFVGMLRAQAQETEVSSGASAQTQGEKPAAVVEPHRSSIHSSLPKRLPERILYGDLCNAALIGNHDVVEKLLKEGEDVNERDKDGEIALHIAAQEGHSSIVDLLLEAGGQVEAKNKDGDTPLHNASREGYVDIVEKLVSAGADVESKNLKGDTSLHLSAERGHFGVVQKLVDRGTDFTIKNFNGITVLHAAADGGHTNVVDTLINAGIDVNYKDVNGESSLHKAAMNGHVGCVDRLMRAGADMVARNDNGHTVIHCAAIGGHVGIVDMLIKNNFDIEIVDEDGDLALHKAATEGHVEVVDRLVKAGADVNAKNNYEYTPLYNAALSGNFHVVEYLIAHGANVNEKDGNGNTALHEAVSRQHAAVAKKLIAVGADITEKDVYGSSMLFNAAIWGNVDVVDSLIKTGADVNTKNKGDSTALHEAAARGYVPVVDRLLGAGADVDAKDKYNHSVLHKAAFGGHADLVNTLIRTGANPNAQNNDGDTPLHIGSCMGHVGVVKSLIQGGADPNVVNEYGGIPADDAEDEEIRALLMSMMSEPETE
- the LOC118406786 gene encoding putative ankyrin repeat protein RF_0381 isoform X3, producing MPNTGVLKSTAVPSIARDYKDGESPDMPPVSTRSTGDAMKPATAAGEVPKVQKKEDPDVGFVGMLRAQAQETEVSSGASAQTQGEKPAAVVEPHRSSIHSSLPKRLPERILYGDLCNAALIGNHDVVEKLLKEGEDVNERDKDGEIALHIAAQEGHSSIVDLLLEAGGQVEAKNKDGDTPLHNASREGYVDIVEKLVSAGADVESKNLKGDTSLHLSAERGHFGVVQKLVDRGTDFTIKNFNGITVLHAAADGGHTNVVDTLINAGIDVNYKDVNGESSLHKAAMNGHVGCVDRLMRAGADMVARNDNGHTVIHCAAIGGHVGIVDMLIKNNFDIEIVDEDGDLALHKAATEGHVEVVDRLVKAGADVNAKNNYEYTPLYNAALSGNFHVVEYLIAHGANVNEKDGNGNTALHEAVSRQHAAVAKKLIAVGADITEKDVYGSSMLFNAAIWGNVDVVDSLIKTGADVNTKNKGDSTALHEAAARGYVPVVDRLLGAGADVDAKDKYNHSVLHKAAFGGHADLVNTLIRTGANPNAQNNDGDTPLHIGSCMGHVGVVKSLIQGGADPNVVNEYGGIPADDAEDEEIRALLMSMMSEPETE
- the LOC118406786 gene encoding putative ankyrin repeat protein RF_0381 isoform X5, whose amino-acid sequence is MPPVSTRSTGDAMKPATAAGEVPKVQVGVDVAQKKEDPDVGFVGMLRAQAQETEVSSGASAQTQGEKPAAVVEPHRSSIHSSLPKRLPERILYGDLCNAALIGNHDVVEKLLKEGEDVNERDKDGEIALHIAAQEGHSSIVDLLLEAGGQVEAKNKDGDTPLHNASREGYVDIVEKLVSAGADVESKNLKGDTSLHLSAERGHFGVVQKLVDRGTDFTIKNFNGITVLHAAADGGHTNVVDTLINAGIDVNYKDVNGESSLHKAAMNGHVGCVDRLMRAGADMVARNDNGHTVIHCAAIGGHVGIVDMLIKNNFDIEIVDEDGDLALHKAATEGHVEVVDRLVKAGADVNAKNNYEYTPLYNAALSGNFHVVEYLIAHGANVNEKDGNGNTALHEAVSRQHAAVAKKLIAVGADITEKDVYGSSMLFNAAIWGNVDVVDSLIKTGADVNTKNKGDSTALHEAAARGYVPVVDRLLGAGADVDAKDKYNHSVLHKAAFGGHADLVNTLIRTGANPNAQNNDGDTPLHIGSCMGHVGVVKSLIQGGADPNVVNEYGGIPADDAEDEEIRALLMSMMSEPETE
- the LOC118406786 gene encoding putative ankyrin repeat protein RF_0381 isoform X4, with the translated sequence MFNLLNKGLAAVYSGGPTKDGESPDMPPVSTRSTGDAMKPATAAGEVPKVQKKEDPDVGFVGMLRAQAQETEVSSGASAQTQGEKPAAVVEPHRSSIHSSLPKRLPERILYGDLCNAALIGNHDVVEKLLKEGEDVNERDKDGEIALHIAAQEGHSSIVDLLLEAGGQVEAKNKDGDTPLHNASREGYVDIVEKLVSAGADVESKNLKGDTSLHLSAERGHFGVVQKLVDRGTDFTIKNFNGITVLHAAADGGHTNVVDTLINAGIDVNYKDVNGESSLHKAAMNGHVGCVDRLMRAGADMVARNDNGHTVIHCAAIGGHVGIVDMLIKNNFDIEIVDEDGDLALHKAATEGHVEVVDRLVKAGADVNAKNNYEYTPLYNAALSGNFHVVEYLIAHGANVNEKDGNGNTALHEAVSRQHAAVAKKLIAVGADITEKDVYGSSMLFNAAIWGNVDVVDSLIKTGADVNTKNKGDSTALHEAAARGYVPVVDRLLGAGADVDAKDKYNHSVLHKAAFGGHADLVNTLIRTGANPNAQNNDGDTPLHIGSCMGHVGVVKSLIQGGADPNVVNEYGGIPADDAEDEEIRALLMSMMSEPETE